Proteins encoded in a region of the Vicia villosa cultivar HV-30 ecotype Madison, WI linkage group LG5, Vvil1.0, whole genome shotgun sequence genome:
- the LOC131602515 gene encoding E3 ubiquitin-protein ligase BOI-like — MRSNQPFYDMAMPMQPSTMKRLRNSTTESNTLQPQPQPQPQQKFQLPNQSNFLDQSILHLRNSQQSEINSLIAQHTENLRTEIHKLTMKQARMLQCVIHDSMVKKLKQKDEAIEDLANVQLMLQERVKTLISENQIWREMAMTNETTVNSLRIELEKVMQDSESHQQRNGCDDAEEAESSCRSNCHVEVEKKVAGKWMCKQCGVNRSELLLLPCRHLCLCTVCGSGILNCPLCASAVNASVQVNFC; from the exons ATGAGATCCAATCAACCGTTCTACGATATGGCCATGCCTATGCAGCCTTCAACAAT GAAACGACTCAGAAACTCCACAACCGAATCAAACACTCTTCAACCTCAACCTCAACCTCAACCACAACAGAAATTTCAACTCCcaaatcaatcaaattttcttgACCAATCCATTCTCCATCTTCGCAATTCACAGCAATCCGAAATCAACTCTTTAATCGCACAACAT ACGGAGAATTTGCGAACGGAAATACACAAGCTAACAATGAAGCAAGCAAGAATGCTACAGTGCGTGATCCACGATTCAATGGTGAAGAAACTGAAGCAGAAAGACGAAGCGATCGAGGACCTTGCAAACGTGCAGTTAATGCTTCAAGAAAGAGTGAAAACGTTAATATCGGAGAATCAGATTTGGAGGGAGATGGCGATGACGAACGAAACTACTGTAAATTCGTTACGTATCGAATTGGAAAAAGTGATGCAAGATAGCGAGAGCCACCAGCAGCGTAACGGTTGCGATGATGCGGAAGAAGCGGAATCTAGTTGCAGGAGTAACTGCCACGTGGAGGTTGAGAAAAAAGTGGCGGGAAAATGGATGTGCAAGCAATGTGGGGTAAATAGGTCAGAATTGCTTTTACTTCCTTGTAGGCATTTGTGTCTGTGTACAGTTTGTGGGTCCGGGATTCTCAATTGCCCTCTTTGTGCTTCTGCTGTTAATGCTAGTGTTCAGGTTAATTTCTGTTAA